GACACCAAGAACACTTGTCTGAACTACGCCGATACCTTTTATGGCAAAAATTTCTTGGAAATGAATGTCAACAAAGACGTAAAATTGGACACATTTGAGGGAAACAAGAAAAAAGGTAACTATCATGTCACATTGTATCTTTGTCACATAAAGCATTTATATTTGGGTATTATATTTGGGAATAATAACTTGCAAACAAATGTTTGACATAAACGTACTAGAAATAGAGAAAATATTCATTTATATTCTATATCATATAGGTTTTAATTTCTTTCCACAAAATCGTCCCCATTAGCCCAATTGCATAAGCATTTTGCCAGCTAAAAAGCAATTGATTTGGACTGATACAGCCCACTGAATAACACCTCGTTGTTATTGACACCTCGTTGTTATTGACTTTAATACAGGACTATTAAATAACATATTGTACTTGCTTTAGAAATCTATTCAGCACACAAAGACACCGAGGACGAGGAGAAGGGAGAAGAAACTGATCGCCCAAGACAAAGGAAAAGGAGAAAACCTCGAGTGCTCTTCTCGCAGGCCCAAGTGTATGAGCTGGAGAGAAGGTTCAAACAACAGAAATACCTTTCTGCCCCCGAGAGGGATCACCTGGCCAGCGTCCTCAAACTCACCTCCACTCAAGTCAAAATCTGGTTCCAGAACAGAAGATACAAATGCAAAAGACAACGGCAGGATCAAACGTTGGAAATGGTTGGCATCCCGCCTCCGAGGCGCATCGCGGTGCCCGTGCTGGTCAGAGATGGCAAACCGTGTATAGCAGACACAGCGTACAGTACTTCGTATAACGTTGGCATTAACCATTACACTTACAATGCCTACCCTACATTCACCAACTACACCAACCCAACCTGCAACACAAACTATGCATGTAACTATCCAGCCACAGCGATGCAAACAATGCAATCGTCACCAGCCAGCAATAACTACATTAACTTTGGTGTTGGCGACCTCAATAATGTACCGTCTCAATTCCAGTCTGGCAATGGAGTTTCTACATTACACGGTATCAGAGCttggtagcttttttttttgttgttgttttttagggTAATGGCATTAgttgtgttaaatgtgttttttaatccaCGGGTTTCATGATAGAATACAACAATTAGTATGAATCTAAAAacggacatttaaaaaaaaaaaagaaagaattgcgACTTAAAACTTACAATTGGCGAGAAGTGACAATTAAAGTTTAGATACTTAAAAATCACGagacaaataaaaatgcagagaaaGAAGGTGTTAGAATTCAGGTACATTTACAAAATTATTCTGATGTGTAACCGGTAGCCTACATTTTGCACTGTGAAATCCATTTGAAAAcgtatgtaaatatgtattattgcCCTAAAATATACATATAGTGTATTTGATTATTTCTGGTGGGATTGTTTGGTGAATTGTATGGTTTGCTTTCAGCAAATTGTTTTTCGAAAGCTGACAGAATAACATGAGGTGCACTATTAGCTGAAAGTAAGATTTTGCCTATTTTACTGCTCTGATCCATATGGGTTATTTCATTGACAGGTTAAAAACATTAcctaaaatatgtattgtacGAAGCAAAC
The Polyodon spathula isolate WHYD16114869_AA chromosome 22, ASM1765450v1, whole genome shotgun sequence genome window above contains:
- the LOC121297388 gene encoding homeobox protein Nkx-2.5-like, with the protein product MFPSPMTSTPFSVKDILNLEQNQSQMASLEVSSRLDSALSPSSCMLATFKQEAYTEIPSAASLFNEDFAQTKDTKNTCLNYADTFYGKNFLEMNVNKDVKLDTFEGNKKKEIYSAHKDTEDEEKGEETDRPRQRKRRKPRVLFSQAQVYELERRFKQQKYLSAPERDHLASVLKLTSTQVKIWFQNRRYKCKRQRQDQTLEMVGIPPPRRIAVPVLVRDGKPCIADTAYSTSYNVGINHYTYNAYPTFTNYTNPTCNTNYACNYPATAMQTMQSSPASNNYINFGVGDLNNVPSQFQSGNGVSTLHGIRAW